Proteins encoded together in one Jaculus jaculus isolate mJacJac1 chromosome 7, mJacJac1.mat.Y.cur, whole genome shotgun sequence window:
- the LOC101600953 gene encoding phosphatidylinositol 5-phosphate 4-kinase type-2 gamma-like codes for MEVMATILLEEENLPSHFKFKEYCPQVFRNLRDRFGIDDQDYLVSLTWSPPSESEGSDGRFLISYDRTLVIKEVSSEDIADMHSNLSNYHQYIVKCHGNTLLPQFLGMYRVSVENEDSYMLVMRNMFSHRLPVHRKYDLKGSLVSREASDKEKVKELPTLKDMDFLNKNQKVYIGEEEKKVFLEKLKRDVEGPPKRRCISWSSLTS; via the exons ATGGAAGTTATGGCTACTATATTACTCGAAGA AGAAAATCTACCTAGTCATTTCAAGTTCAAGGAATACTGCCCCCAAGTCTTCAGGAACCTCCGTGATCGATTTGGCATTGATGATCAGGATTACTTGGTGTCCCTTACCTGGAGCCCCCCAAGTGAAAGTGAAGGCAGTGATGGTCGCTTCCTTATCTCCTATGATCGGACTCTGGTCATCAAAGAAGTATCCAGTGAGGACATTGCTGACATGCATAGCAACCTCTCCAACTACCACCAGTACATTGTGAAGTGCCATGGCAACACGCTGCTGCCCCAGTTCCTGGGCATGTACCGAGTCAGTGTGGAAAACGAAGACAGCTACATGCTTGTGATGCGCAATATGTTTAGCCACCGTCTTCCTGTCCACAGGAAGTATGACCTCAAGGGTTCCCTAGTGTCCCGGGAAGCCAGCGATAAGGAAAAGGTTAAGGAATTGCCCACCCTTAAAGATATGGACTTCCTCAACAAGAACCAAAAAGTGTATATTggtgaagaagagaagaaagtatTTCTAGAGAAGCTGAAGCGAGATGTAGAGGGGCCCCCCAAAAGGAGGTGTATTTCATGGTCCTCATTGACATCTTGA